One genomic region from Jilunia laotingensis encodes:
- the trpC gene encoding indole-3-glycerol phosphate synthase TrpC, whose product MKDILSEIITNKRLEIERQKQAVSLRQLQESILHALPARSMRQAVASSPTGIIAEFKRRSPSKGWIKENAMPEEIVPSYQAAGASALSILTDEKYFGGTLRDIRTVRTSVDTPILRKDFILDEYQLYQARIVGADAVLLIAAALEREVCLSLTEKAHELGLEVLLEIHREEELSYMNEHVDMIGINNRNLGSFHTEVSNSFRLAEKLPKDKLWISESGISDPETVNRLRAAGFRGFLIGETFMRAEHPGEMLKDFINRIHK is encoded by the coding sequence ATGAAAGATATCTTATCCGAAATCATCACCAATAAACGATTGGAAATAGAACGGCAGAAACAAGCCGTCTCCCTCCGGCAATTGCAGGAAAGCATTCTGCACGCCCTCCCTGCACGCTCCATGCGACAGGCAGTAGCCTCTTCCCCCACGGGCATTATAGCCGAATTCAAAAGACGTTCTCCCTCCAAAGGATGGATAAAAGAAAATGCGATGCCGGAAGAGATTGTCCCATCCTACCAAGCAGCCGGTGCATCTGCCCTATCCATACTTACCGACGAGAAATATTTCGGAGGTACGCTGCGCGACATTCGTACGGTACGAACCTCCGTGGATACTCCGATTCTGAGGAAAGATTTCATCCTTGATGAGTACCAGCTTTACCAAGCCCGCATCGTAGGAGCAGATGCGGTGTTGCTCATCGCGGCAGCACTTGAAAGGGAAGTATGCCTTTCCCTCACCGAGAAAGCGCATGAACTAGGACTGGAAGTCCTGCTTGAGATCCACCGTGAGGAAGAACTATCCTATATGAACGAGCATGTCGATATGATAGGTATCAACAATCGCAATCTGGGAAGTTTCCATACGGAAGTTTCGAACTCATTCCGATTGGCAGAGAAATTACCCAAAGACAAACTTTGGATATCCGAGAGCGGTATCTCCGACCCGGAAACGGTAAACCGACTCCGAGCAGCCGGTTTCAGGGGATTCCTCATCGGAGAAACCTTCATGCGGGCGGAACACCCGGGCGAAATGCTGAAAGATTTTATAAACAGAATACACAAATGA
- a CDS encoding iron-containing alcohol dehydrogenase gives MENFIFQNPVKLIMGRGMIARLDKEIPAGKRVMITFGGGSVKKNGVYDQVKEALKDYFTVEFWGIEPNPSIETLRKAIVLGKENKVDYLLAVGGGSVIDGTKLISAGLLYDGDAWDLVMAGRPVTNTVPLSTVLTLPATGSEMNSGAVISRHETKEKYPFYSNYPLFSILDPEVTFTLPPHQVACGISDTFVHVMEQYMTTPGQSRVMDRWAEGILQTLIEIAPKIRENQHDYDLMADFMLSATMGLNGFIAMGVTQDWATHMIGHELTALHGLTHGHTLAIVLPATLRVLRKSKGDKILQYGERVWGITSGTKEERIDETIRRTEEFFRSLGLTTRLSEEGIGEETIAEIELRFNARGAKYGENEDVTGAVAREILESAL, from the coding sequence ATGGAAAATTTTATTTTTCAAAATCCTGTAAAGCTCATTATGGGGCGGGGGATGATTGCCCGGTTGGATAAGGAAATTCCAGCCGGTAAACGAGTTATGATCACTTTCGGTGGTGGAAGTGTAAAGAAGAACGGAGTGTATGATCAAGTGAAAGAAGCTCTTAAGGATTATTTCACTGTGGAATTCTGGGGGATCGAACCAAATCCTTCGATAGAAACACTGAGAAAAGCCATCGTGTTGGGGAAGGAAAACAAAGTAGACTACCTGTTGGCTGTCGGTGGTGGTTCGGTGATTGATGGTACAAAGCTGATTTCTGCCGGATTACTATATGACGGAGATGCCTGGGATTTGGTTATGGCAGGCCGTCCTGTTACCAATACGGTACCTCTTTCAACCGTTTTGACCCTCCCGGCTACGGGTTCCGAAATGAACAGCGGTGCGGTTATTTCCCGCCATGAAACCAAAGAGAAATATCCATTCTATTCCAATTATCCTTTGTTCTCCATTCTTGATCCTGAGGTGACTTTCACTTTACCTCCTCATCAGGTGGCTTGTGGGATTTCAGATACATTCGTGCATGTGATGGAGCAATATATGACGACTCCGGGGCAGAGCCGTGTGATGGATCGCTGGGCGGAAGGTATCCTCCAGACGTTGATAGAGATTGCCCCGAAAATCCGGGAAAATCAGCACGACTATGACCTGATGGCAGACTTCATGCTTTCCGCCACCATGGGGCTGAATGGGTTTATTGCCATGGGGGTGACGCAGGATTGGGCTACCCACATGATTGGCCACGAACTGACAGCACTTCATGGTCTGACACATGGTCATACGTTAGCGATAGTTCTACCTGCCACTTTGCGTGTGCTTCGTAAATCCAAAGGAGATAAAATCCTGCAATATGGTGAACGAGTATGGGGAATAACCTCCGGTACCAAAGAGGAGCGTATTGATGAAACCATACGTCGTACGGAAGAATTTTTCCGTTCGCTGGGATTGACTACCCGGTTGAGTGAAGAAGGTATCGGTGAAGAAACGATTGCTGAGATTGAGCTCCGTTTCAATGCCCGTGGAGCAAAATACGGTGAAAATGAAGATGTCACCGGAGCGGTGGCAAGGGAGATATTGGAGAGCGCTCTTTAA
- a CDS encoding PD-(D/E)XK nuclease family transposase, translating into METVDRYIRFDWAVKRLLRQKANFGVLEGLLTVLLNEQVKIVEILESEGNQLTADDKFNRVDIKAKNSKGEIIIVEIQNTRELDYLERILYGVAKAITEHISLGERYYEVKKIYSVSILYFDIGKGNDYLYHGQNTFLGVHTGDQLLVSTKEKDALVSKLPSQIFPEYFLIRVNEFNKAAITPLEEWIDYLKTGRIRPDTTAPGLAEARQKLIYYNMKPEERHAYDEHLSAIMIQNDVLDTAKLEGRLEGKLEGRLEGIKEGIKEGEAKGLKKGKIEGKTEIAHNLKKMGLSIEMIIQATGLSAEEIESL; encoded by the coding sequence ATGGAAACAGTCGACCGTTATATCAGATTTGATTGGGCTGTAAAGCGTCTTTTGCGTCAGAAAGCCAATTTCGGAGTTCTCGAAGGTCTGCTAACCGTATTGCTGAACGAACAAGTCAAGATAGTAGAAATACTCGAAAGCGAAGGCAATCAGCTTACTGCCGATGACAAATTCAACCGGGTAGATATTAAAGCGAAGAACAGCAAAGGAGAAATTATTATCGTAGAAATTCAGAATACGCGGGAGTTGGATTATCTGGAGCGCATTCTCTATGGGGTGGCCAAAGCCATTACCGAGCATATCTCGTTGGGCGAACGCTACTACGAAGTGAAGAAAATATACTCCGTCAGCATTCTCTATTTTGATATTGGCAAAGGGAACGATTATCTGTACCACGGGCAAAATACATTTCTGGGTGTACACACAGGCGATCAGTTATTAGTCAGCACCAAAGAAAAAGATGCTTTGGTAAGCAAACTTCCCTCTCAGATATTCCCCGAATACTTCCTGATTCGGGTGAATGAATTCAATAAAGCCGCCATTACTCCACTCGAAGAATGGATTGACTATCTGAAAACGGGACGTATACGCCCGGATACCACAGCACCCGGACTTGCGGAAGCCCGCCAGAAACTTATTTATTATAATATGAAACCTGAAGAAAGGCATGCATACGATGAACATCTAAGTGCGATCATGATACAAAATGATGTGCTGGATACTGCCAAGTTGGAAGGAAGGCTTGAAGGAAAACTTGAAGGACGGTTGGAAGGAATTAAAGAAGGAATTAAAGAAGGCGAAGCAAAAGGTCTAAAAAAAGGAAAGATAGAAGGGAAAACAGAAATAGCCCATAACCTTAAAAAGATGGGATTATCTATCGAAATGATAATTCAAGCTACCGGACTTTCTGCCGAGGAAATAGAAAGCTTATAA
- the trpD gene encoding anthranilate phosphoribosyltransferase, producing MKQILYKLFEHQYLACDEARTILQNIAQGKYNDSQVASLITVFLMRNISVEELCGFRDALLEMCIPVDLNEFSPIDIVGTGGDGKNTFNISTAACFVVAGAGFPVVKHGNYGATSVSGASNVMEQHGVHFTSDTDQLHRSLEKCNIAYLHAPLFNPALKAVAPIRRALAVRTFFNMLGPLVNPALPRYQLLGVYNLPLLRLYTYTYQASDTPFAVVHSLDGYDEISLTDDFKVATSGNEKIYSPESLGFARNREEELDGGATPEEAAKIFGHVMANQATDAQKNVVIVNAAFAIQVIHPEKSIEECIAIARESLESGKAQTTFRKFIELNKVNR from the coding sequence ATGAAACAGATACTATATAAGCTCTTCGAACACCAGTATCTCGCCTGCGACGAAGCCCGTACCATCCTGCAAAACATTGCGCAAGGCAAATATAACGATTCGCAAGTAGCCTCGCTGATTACCGTTTTTCTGATGCGGAATATTTCGGTGGAAGAACTTTGCGGTTTCCGGGATGCTTTGCTTGAAATGTGCATTCCCGTCGATTTGAATGAATTTTCCCCTATCGACATCGTTGGTACGGGAGGAGATGGAAAAAACACTTTCAACATATCGACAGCCGCATGTTTTGTCGTGGCAGGTGCAGGCTTCCCGGTCGTTAAACACGGCAACTACGGGGCAACTTCCGTCAGTGGTGCCAGCAACGTAATGGAGCAGCATGGCGTACACTTCACCAGCGACACAGACCAATTACACCGTTCTCTGGAAAAGTGCAACATCGCCTATTTACATGCCCCGTTATTCAATCCGGCTCTGAAAGCGGTCGCCCCCATACGGCGTGCGTTAGCCGTACGAACCTTTTTCAATATGTTAGGGCCTTTGGTCAACCCGGCTCTTCCACGCTACCAATTATTGGGCGTTTACAATCTGCCGTTACTCCGGCTCTACACCTATACTTATCAGGCTAGCGACACGCCATTTGCAGTCGTTCACAGCCTAGACGGGTATGACGAAATCTCTCTAACCGATGATTTCAAAGTAGCCACCTCGGGGAATGAGAAAATATACAGCCCGGAAAGCTTAGGATTCGCCCGGAACAGAGAAGAAGAGTTAGACGGTGGAGCTACCCCCGAAGAGGCTGCAAAAATATTCGGCCATGTCATGGCAAACCAAGCAACCGATGCACAGAAAAATGTCGTTATCGTGAATGCGGCCTTTGCCATTCAGGTGATACACCCGGAAAAATCCATTGAGGAATGTATAGCCATCGCCCGCGAATCATTGGAAAGCGGTAAAGCACAGACCACTTTCAGAAAATTTATAGAATTAAATAAGGTAAACCGATGA
- a CDS encoding anthranilate synthase component I family protein codes for MKTFHYTTNSKQLLGDLHTPVSIYLKVRDLYPQSALMESSDFHAGENSMSYIALCPLASIGINNDIVTTSYPDGTQKEEALGKNLTAEKAINDFISCFQVSGEHKKIFGLYGYTTFNAIKYFEHIPIKESHDGMNDAPDILYIIYKYIIVFNHFKNEMTLVEILSDNEESGIPPLESAIENRNYASYNFSITGPITSPISDEEHKTNIRKGISHCLRGDVFQIVLSRRFIQPYAGDDFKVYRALRSINPSPYLFYFDFGGYRIFGSSPETHCKIKNRNAYIDPIAGTTHRTGDTVKDKELTQSLLADPKENAEHVMLVDLARNDLSRNCHDVQVVFFKEPQYYSHVIHLVSRVSGRLNDDAGSINSFIDTFPAGTLSGAPKVRAMQLISEIEPHNRGAYGGCIGFIGLNGDLNQAITIRTFVSRNNKLWLQAGGGIVAHSREEQELQEVNNKLGALKRAIDLAAELKN; via the coding sequence ATGAAAACATTTCATTATACAACCAATAGCAAACAATTACTCGGGGATCTGCATACCCCCGTCAGCATCTACCTGAAAGTCCGTGACCTGTATCCGCAATCGGCTCTGATGGAGAGTTCGGACTTCCACGCGGGAGAAAATTCAATGTCATACATCGCCCTTTGCCCACTGGCAAGCATCGGCATCAACAATGACATCGTTACAACCAGCTATCCTGACGGAACGCAAAAGGAGGAAGCCCTCGGCAAGAATCTCACTGCAGAAAAAGCCATAAACGACTTCATCTCATGCTTCCAAGTATCGGGCGAACACAAAAAGATATTCGGACTTTATGGCTATACCACCTTCAATGCCATAAAATATTTCGAACATATCCCCATCAAAGAAAGCCACGATGGAATGAATGACGCACCGGACATCCTATACATTATCTATAAATACATCATCGTCTTCAACCATTTCAAGAATGAAATGACCTTGGTCGAGATCCTGTCTGACAACGAAGAAAGCGGCATTCCCCCATTGGAGTCAGCAATCGAAAACCGCAATTATGCCTCCTATAACTTTTCCATCACCGGACCCATCACCAGCCCCATCAGCGATGAAGAACACAAGACAAATATCCGTAAAGGCATTTCCCACTGCCTGCGCGGTGATGTGTTCCAGATCGTACTGTCCCGAAGATTCATACAACCCTATGCCGGAGATGATTTCAAAGTATATCGCGCACTCCGAAGCATAAACCCTTCGCCCTATCTGTTTTATTTCGACTTCGGTGGATACCGCATCTTCGGCTCCTCACCGGAGACACATTGTAAAATTAAGAACCGGAATGCCTATATCGATCCGATTGCCGGCACTACACACCGAACCGGTGATACGGTAAAGGATAAAGAGTTGACCCAATCCCTTTTAGCCGACCCGAAGGAGAATGCCGAACATGTGATGCTGGTCGATCTTGCCCGGAACGACCTAAGCCGCAACTGCCATGATGTACAAGTCGTATTTTTTAAGGAACCACAGTATTACAGCCATGTCATACATCTTGTCAGCCGGGTAAGCGGCAGGCTCAACGATGACGCTGGTTCCATCAACAGCTTCATAGACACGTTTCCAGCCGGTACGCTGAGTGGTGCCCCCAAAGTGCGGGCAATGCAACTCATCAGTGAGATCGAACCCCACAACCGAGGGGCATACGGGGGATGCATCGGATTCATCGGATTGAACGGAGATTTGAATCAAGCCATTACCATTCGTACATTTGTAAGCCGGAACAATAAGTTATGGCTGCAAGCGGGTGGCGGCATTGTAGCTCATAGCCGGGAAGAACAGGAGTTGCAAGAAGTGAACAATAAGCTAGGAGCTTTGAAAAGAGCGATCGACCTGGCAGCGGAATTAAAGAACTGA
- a CDS encoding anthranilate synthase component II → MILLLDNYDSFTYNLLHAVKELGRTDVEVFRNDQITLDEVDRFDKIILSPGPGIPKEAGLLLPIIKRYAPTKAILGVCLGHQAIGETFGATLENLTEVYHGVQTPVNIIKEDIVFRGMENELLVGRYHSWVVSRKAFPECLEITAESKEGQIMALRHKSYNVHGIQFHPESVLTPQGKLIIQNFLNT, encoded by the coding sequence ATGATTTTGCTTTTAGATAACTACGACTCATTCACCTACAATTTACTGCATGCGGTAAAGGAACTGGGAAGAACCGATGTGGAAGTATTCCGCAATGACCAGATAACCCTTGACGAAGTAGATCGTTTCGATAAAATCATCCTTTCACCGGGACCGGGAATACCGAAAGAAGCCGGTTTGCTTCTGCCCATTATCAAACGCTATGCCCCTACAAAAGCCATCCTTGGGGTTTGTCTCGGGCATCAGGCAATCGGTGAAACATTCGGTGCAACGCTGGAAAACCTGACGGAAGTATACCACGGTGTGCAAACTCCGGTAAATATTATCAAGGAAGACATCGTGTTCCGGGGAATGGAAAATGAATTGCTGGTGGGACGTTACCATTCCTGGGTAGTAAGCCGGAAGGCTTTCCCCGAATGCCTTGAAATCACAGCGGAAAGCAAAGAGGGGCAGATCATGGCCTTGCGCCATAAGTCCTACAACGTTCACGGCATTCAGTTTCATCCCGAATCCGTATTGACACCACAAGGGAAATTAATCATCCAAAACTTTTTAAATACTTGA
- the trpB gene encoding tryptophan synthase subunit beta codes for MKSYQVDKEGYYGEFGGAYVPEILHKCVKELQDTYLTVLNDENFRQEFDQLLRDYVGRPSPLYLARCLSEKYGCKLYLKREDLNHTGAHKINNTIGQILLARRMGKNRIIAETGAGQHGVATATVCALMNMECIIYMGKTDVERQHVNVEKMKMLGATVIPVTSGNMTLKDATNEAIRDWCCHPSDTYYIIGSTVGPHPYPDMVARLQSVISQEIKKQLEEKEGRNYPDYLIACVGGGSNAAGTIYHYLDDERVNIILAEAGGKGVETGQTAATIQLGKTGIIHGARTFVIQNEDGQIEEPYSISAGLDYPGIGPIHAHLAQQHRATVLAVNDDEAIKAAFELTKLEGIIPALESAHALGALEKIKFRPEDVVVLTVSGRGDKDIETYLFQAESDR; via the coding sequence ATGAAAAGTTATCAAGTCGACAAAGAGGGTTATTACGGAGAATTCGGTGGGGCCTACGTTCCTGAAATTCTTCATAAATGTGTGAAAGAGCTACAAGACACCTACCTCACGGTTCTAAACGATGAAAACTTCCGACAAGAATTCGACCAATTATTACGCGATTATGTAGGCCGTCCCTCCCCACTCTACCTTGCACGCTGCCTTTCAGAGAAATACGGATGCAAATTGTACCTGAAAAGGGAAGACTTAAACCATACCGGGGCACATAAAATCAACAATACGATCGGACAGATTTTATTGGCACGCCGCATGGGGAAAAACCGCATCATTGCCGAGACCGGGGCGGGACAACACGGGGTAGCTACCGCCACCGTCTGTGCGCTGATGAATATGGAATGCATCATTTACATGGGAAAGACAGATGTGGAACGGCAGCACGTCAATGTGGAAAAGATGAAAATGCTGGGAGCCACTGTCATTCCGGTGACATCGGGCAACATGACATTAAAGGATGCCACTAACGAGGCGATACGTGATTGGTGTTGCCATCCGTCGGACACCTATTATATCATCGGCTCGACTGTAGGGCCTCATCCCTATCCGGACATGGTGGCGCGGCTGCAATCGGTAATCAGCCAAGAGATAAAAAAGCAATTGGAAGAGAAAGAAGGCAGAAATTATCCCGATTATCTTATCGCCTGCGTAGGTGGGGGAAGCAATGCAGCGGGCACCATTTATCACTATCTGGATGACGAGCGGGTAAACATCATTCTGGCAGAAGCCGGTGGCAAAGGAGTAGAAACCGGTCAGACGGCAGCTACTATCCAGTTGGGGAAAACAGGAATCATCCATGGGGCACGCACGTTTGTCATTCAGAACGAGGACGGACAGATAGAAGAACCGTACTCCATCTCCGCCGGACTGGATTATCCGGGCATCGGGCCGATCCATGCCCACCTTGCCCAACAACATAGAGCCACCGTGTTGGCTGTAAACGATGACGAAGCCATAAAAGCCGCATTTGAACTGACCAAACTTGAAGGCATCATTCCGGCTCTCGAATCGGCTCACGCGCTGGGGGCTCTTGAGAAAATAAAATTCAGGCCGGAAGATGTAGTGGTGCTGACTGTATCGGGACGGGGGGATAAGGATATTGAAACGTATTTGTTCCAAGCGGAATCCGATCGTTGA